One genomic region from Deltaproteobacteria bacterium encodes:
- a CDS encoding conjugal transfer protein TraC, with protein sequence MTTVARWTWERIEALKADDPPLADLLPWRWVEQEHMPIHVLVDGSLGLGWELSMADVELLDSGATESAHRAIQHFLHQIPTGAAFQVLLLQWPTIDTALGAWKAIRRASPLTSRIVAARERHYQALVDDDFFT encoded by the coding sequence ATGACGACCGTGGCGCGCTGGACCTGGGAGCGGATCGAAGCCCTCAAGGCCGACGATCCGCCGCTCGCGGACCTCTTGCCGTGGCGGTGGGTCGAGCAGGAGCACATGCCGATCCACGTACTCGTGGACGGGAGCCTCGGCCTCGGCTGGGAGCTGTCGATGGCGGACGTCGAGCTCCTCGACTCCGGCGCCACCGAGTCGGCGCACCGCGCGATCCAGCACTTCCTCCACCAGATCCCGACGGGCGCCGCGTTCCAGGTCCTGCTCCTCCAGTGGCCGACGATCGACACGGCGCTCGGCGCCTGGAAGGCCATCCGGCGTGCCTCGCCGCTGACGTCGCGCATCGTCGCCGCGCGGGAGCGGCACTACCAGGCACTCGTCGACGACGACTTCTTCAC
- a CDS encoding TraV family lipoprotein, with amino-acid sequence MAYARLATVLVLVALALGACATTTAPSPSMHEALVAAEAAGTQGQQPTAAVGSSFGYQAPYLPLVVPPDVRRIWVPTHVTEDGSLVQGHWVFVPVKTWQWFVEQPLSPNGLGVAVPPDATPPPWPAPIQSGRRTVVPWTVEPKAQTPPGPGEPTPEPAAPAAGAPPQAAPSAAPGPPATRR; translated from the coding sequence ATGGCGTACGCTCGACTAGCCACGGTCCTCGTCCTCGTTGCGCTCGCTCTCGGGGCGTGCGCGACGACGACCGCGCCCTCGCCGTCGATGCACGAGGCCCTCGTCGCCGCGGAAGCCGCTGGGACGCAGGGCCAGCAGCCGACCGCAGCCGTCGGGTCGAGCTTCGGCTATCAGGCGCCCTACCTGCCTCTCGTGGTCCCGCCCGACGTGCGGCGCATCTGGGTTCCGACGCACGTCACCGAGGACGGCAGTCTCGTCCAGGGACACTGGGTCTTCGTCCCGGTCAAGACGTGGCAATGGTTCGTCGAGCAGCCGCTCAGTCCGAACGGTCTGGGCGTGGCGGTGCCGCCCGATGCGACGCCGCCACCCTGGCCGGCGCCGATCCAGTCGGGCCGCCGCACGGTCGTGCCATGGACGGTCGAGCCGAAGGCGCAGACACCGCCCGGCCCGGGCGAGCCGACCCCGGAGCCGGCCGCCCCCGCGGCCGGTGCCCCGCCGCAGGCGGCGCCAAGCGCGGCGCCGGGACCGCCGGCGACGCGGCGATGA